One genomic region from Rosa rugosa chromosome 1, drRosRugo1.1, whole genome shotgun sequence encodes:
- the LOC133724379 gene encoding cytochrome P450 71AU50-like, whose protein sequence is MGWIWAIGLLAIVYVLQAWISKSNNKKIKKLPPGPRGFPILGNLLMLGEFPHVDLHRLAQKHGDIMHLRLGLVPTIVVSSPQAAELFLKTHDLAFATRPPHEAAKHISYGQRNLSYAEYGSYWRTIRKMCTLELLSNHKINSFKSMRKEELDLFINFIREASHDHATVDLSAKVSSLNADMTCRMVFGKKYMDKEFDEKGFQAWIQEGMHLAGTPNFGDYLPFLAPFDLQGLTKRMKAVSKVFDDFFEKIIDEHIESQDDPERTKDFVDVMLGFMGSQESEYKIERSNIKAIILDMVAGAMDTSATAIEWTLSELIRHPRVMKKVQKELEDVVGMERMVDESDLEKLEYLNMVLKENMRLHPVAPLLIPHAAIEDCIVNGFHIPQKSHVIVNIWAVGRDPSAWTDPDRFIPERFAGSNIDLRGRDFQLLPFGSGRRGCPGMHLGLTVVLLVVAQLMHCFNWKLPDNMLPSELDMTEEFGLTVPRAKHLLAIPTYRLRQQ, encoded by the exons ATGGGTTGGATTTGGGCAATTGGGTTGCTTGCTATTGTTTATGTACTGCAAGCATGGATTTCCAAAAGCAATAACAAGAAGATCAAAAAATTACCTCCCGGTCCAAGAGGGTTTCCTATTCTCGGAAACCTCCTCATGTTAGGGGAGTTCCCTCATGTCGATCTTCACCGACTAGCCCAAAAGCACGGTGACATCATGCACCTGCGCTTAGGCCTGGTGCCTACCATTGTTGTCTCATCCCCTCAAGCGGCTGAGTTGTTTCTAAAAACGCACGACCTAGCTTTTGCCACGAGGCCACCACATGAAGCTGCAAAGCACATTTCTTATGGCCAAAGGAACTTATCCTATGCCGAGTATGGGTCTTATTGGCGCACCATTCGCAAGATGTGCACCCTTGAATTACTCAGCAACCATAAAATCAATTCTTTCAAGTCCATGAGGAAAGAAGAGCTTGATCTTTTCATTAACTTCATCCGAGAGGCTTCCCACGATCATGCTACTGTTGATCTCAGCGCCAAGGTTTCATCTCTCAATGCAGACATGACGTGCCGAATGGTGTTTGGAAAGAAGTACATGGATAAGGAATTTGATGAGAAGGGTTTCCAGGCTTGGATTCAAGAGGGTATGCATCTAGCAGGCACCCCCAACTTTGGAGATTACCTTCCTTTTCTTGCTCCATTTGACCTCCAGGGTTTAACTAAGCGAATGAAGGCTGTTAGCAAGGTGTTTGATGACTTTTTTGAGAAGATCATTGACGAGCACATCGAATCTCAGGATGATCCAGAAAGGACCAAAGACTTTGTCGATGTCATGTTGGGTTTCATGGGATCGCAAGAATCTGAGTACAAAATTGAACGCTCCAATATCAAAGCCATAATTCTG GACATGGTTGCCGGTGCAATGGACACGTCAGCAACGGCAATTGAGTGGACACTTTCCGAACTCATTAGGCACCCTCGGGTGATGAAGAAAGTCCAGAAAGAGTTAGAAGATGTAGTAGGCATGGAGAGAATGGTGGATGAATCAGACTTGGAGAAGTTAGAGTACTTGAACATGGTGTTGAAGGAAAACATGAGGCTACATCCAGTTGCTCCATTGTTGATCCCCCATGCAGCCATTGAAGACTGCATTGTTAACGGCTTCCACATACCCCAAAAATCGCACGTCATCGTAAATATTTGGGCAGTTGGGAGAGACCCTAGTGCTTGGACTGATCCAGACAGGTTCATACCGGAAAGGTTTGCCGGTAGTAATATAGATCTCCGTGGACGGGACTTCCAACTCCTTCCATTTGGTTCTGGTCGAAGAGGTTGCCCTGGAATGCATCTAGGGCTAACCGTGGTCCTTCTGGTGGTGGCGCAACTTATGCATTGCTTTAATTGGAAACTTCCGGATAATATGTTGCCAAGTGAGTTGGACATGACTGAGGAGTTTGGTCTAACAGTTCCAAGGGCCAAACATCTACTAGCCATTCCTACTTATCGTCTCCGACAACAATAA